The following proteins are encoded in a genomic region of Roseinatronobacter sp. S2:
- a CDS encoding GntR family transcriptional regulator: MTLHHDLLASRAEDTPIYVRLAAILREKVQQGEFSVGDALPSERDIAERMAVSRVTVRKAIDLLMREGVLSRKHGSGTYIAPRIEQPSSMLAGFSEDLRRRGLVAGSVWLEKSTDTASPDEVIAFGLAVNARVKRFRRIRTANGEPLALEHAIIPETYLPDHDSVENSLYAALDAVGNKPVTGLQRVTASLASEEEAQNLGVPSGAAVLRIERRGYLTDGTMVELTRSAYRGDRYDFVSELREI, translated from the coding sequence ATGACATTGCACCACGACCTGCTTGCCTCGCGCGCCGAAGACACGCCCATCTATGTCCGGCTGGCCGCGATTTTGCGCGAGAAGGTCCAGCAGGGGGAATTTTCCGTGGGCGATGCGCTGCCATCCGAGCGCGACATTGCCGAACGCATGGCGGTGTCACGCGTCACGGTGCGCAAGGCGATTGACCTTCTGATGCGCGAAGGCGTGCTGTCGCGCAAACACGGGTCCGGCACCTATATCGCGCCACGGATTGAACAACCGTCCTCCATGCTGGCGGGGTTTTCCGAAGATCTGCGCAGGCGCGGGCTGGTGGCGGGGTCGGTCTGGCTGGAAAAATCGACCGACACCGCATCGCCTGATGAGGTGATTGCCTTCGGGCTGGCAGTGAATGCGCGCGTCAAACGGTTCCGGCGCATTCGCACCGCAAATGGCGAACCGCTGGCGCTGGAACATGCCATCATTCCCGAAACCTACCTGCCTGATCATGACAGTGTGGAGAATTCGCTGTATGCGGCCCTTGATGCAGTGGGCAACAAGCCGGTCACGGGGCTTCAGCGCGTCACGGCATCGCTTGCATCTGAAGAAGAGGCGCAGAACCTTGGTGTGCCCAGCGGGGCGGCAGTGTTGCGGATTGAACGGCGCGGCTATCTGACTGATGGCACCATGGTGGAACTGACAAGATCGGCCTATCGCGGGGACCGTTATGATTTTGTCAGCGAATTGCGCGAGATCTGA
- a CDS encoding N-acetylmuramic acid 6-phosphate etherase → MTEFSDPRYRDLDRWDSLTALRAIWESQMAAIASIGPALPALADLVEGALPRLRAGGRLVYAGAGTSIRIAVQDGTELGPTFNWPDARTQYLIAGGEAALKLGIEGAEDDADDARDQVTRAGIDARDVVIGIAASGRTPFTVAAVAAARAAGALTIGVACNGGTPLLDAAEHAITTETGAEVVAGSTRMKAGTAQKVVLNMISTQIMVRLGHVHNGLMVDMRPQNIKLRGRAQAMVQRISGVPAQAATAALEKCGWQVKPAVLVAMGATPDGANAALDRAGGILRDAMAAQQAAP, encoded by the coding sequence ATGACCGAATTTTCCGACCCCCGCTACCGTGATCTGGACCGCTGGGACAGCCTGACCGCCCTGCGCGCCATCTGGGAAAGCCAGATGGCCGCGATTGCCAGCATTGGCCCTGCCCTGCCCGCACTGGCCGATCTGGTCGAGGGGGCCTTGCCCCGCCTGCGCGCGGGCGGGCGGCTGGTCTATGCGGGCGCGGGCACATCCATCCGCATTGCCGTGCAGGATGGCACCGAACTTGGCCCGACTTTCAACTGGCCCGACGCGCGCACGCAGTATCTGATTGCGGGCGGTGAAGCGGCGCTGAAGCTGGGCATTGAAGGCGCGGAAGACGACGCAGATGATGCCCGCGATCAGGTGACGCGCGCAGGTATTGACGCGCGCGATGTTGTCATCGGCATTGCCGCAAGCGGGCGCACCCCCTTTACTGTGGCGGCGGTCGCGGCGGCGCGCGCGGCGGGCGCGCTGACCATCGGGGTTGCGTGCAATGGCGGCACCCCCCTGCTGGACGCAGCGGAGCATGCCATCACCACCGAAACCGGTGCCGAAGTGGTGGCAGGGTCCACCCGCATGAAGGCAGGCACGGCGCAAAAGGTGGTTCTGAACATGATTTCAACGCAGATCATGGTGCGGCTGGGCCATGTGCATAACGGGCTTATGGTCGATATGCGGCCCCAGAACATCAAACTGCGGGGCCGCGCGCAGGCCATGGTCCAGCGCATTTCGGGTGTGCCTGCGCAGGCGGCCACAGCCGCGCTGGAGAAATGCGGCTGGCAGGTGAAACCGGCGGTGCTGGTCGCCATGGGCGCAACCCCTGACGGCGCGAATGCCGCACTTGACCGCGCGGGCGGCATATTGCGTGACGCCATGGCCGCACAGCAGGCCGCGCCATGA
- a CDS encoding ABC transporter ATP-binding protein, which yields MGNLTLDKVCKSFGTVDVIREVDLTVNDGEFCVFVGPSGCGKSTLLRMIAGLEDITSGEVRIDGTVVNTTPPSQREIAMVFQSYALYPHLNVRDNMGLGLKQAGQPRAQIAQTVERAASMLDLDAYLTRRPAELSGGQRQRVAIGRAIVRKPKLFLFDEPLSNLDAALRVQTRIEIANLHRELGATMIYVTHDQVEAMTLADRIVVLRDGRIEQVGAPMELYKNPANEFVAGFIGSPKMNFLDAPALGVAGKSLGIRPEHLTLSQDKGMIEGRISHVEQLGGETLIYLRADPHGLITVRLFGEHAAEVNDRAFVTPDMDRAFHFGADGQRLSM from the coding sequence ATGGGCAATCTGACACTTGATAAAGTCTGCAAGTCCTTCGGCACGGTCGATGTGATCCGCGAAGTTGACCTGACGGTGAATGACGGCGAATTCTGTGTCTTTGTCGGCCCGTCGGGGTGCGGAAAATCCACGTTGCTGCGCATGATCGCAGGGCTGGAAGACATCACATCCGGCGAGGTCAGGATCGACGGCACCGTGGTTAACACCACCCCGCCATCACAGCGCGAAATTGCAATGGTGTTCCAGTCCTACGCGCTTTATCCGCATCTGAACGTGCGCGACAATATGGGGCTGGGGCTGAAACAGGCGGGCCAGCCGCGCGCACAAATTGCGCAAACGGTGGAGCGCGCGGCGAGTATGCTGGATCTGGACGCCTATCTGACGCGCCGGCCTGCGGAATTGTCGGGCGGGCAGCGCCAGCGCGTGGCCATTGGCCGCGCCATTGTGCGCAAGCCCAAGCTGTTCTTGTTTGACGAACCACTGTCCAATCTGGATGCGGCGCTGCGCGTGCAAACCCGCATTGAAATTGCCAACCTGCACCGCGAGTTGGGCGCAACCATGATTTATGTGACCCATGATCAGGTCGAAGCCATGACGCTGGCCGACCGGATTGTGGTGTTGCGCGACGGTCGCATTGAACAGGTCGGCGCGCCGATGGAGCTGTATAAAAACCCCGCGAATGAATTCGTCGCGGGCTTCATCGGGTCGCCCAAGATGAACTTTCTTGACGCGCCCGCGCTGGGTGTGGCGGGCAAAAGCCTTGGTATTCGCCCCGAACACCTGACCTTGTCGCAGGATAAGGGCATGATCGAAGGGCGCATTAGTCATGTGGAACAACTGGGCGGTGAAACACTGATTTACCTGCGCGCAGACCCGCACGGCCTGATTACCGTGCGCCTGTTTGGTGAACACGCCGCCGAAGTCAATGACCGCGCGTTTGTGACCCCCGACATGGACCGCGCGTTCCATTTTGGCGCAGATGGACAGCGCCTGAGCATGTGA
- a CDS encoding Gfo/Idh/MocA family protein: protein MIRVLVTGLGQMGLSHALAYAKLPEFQVVGLVNRSDVALPDALAHLKIERDFDAALARLKPDMVAIATYSDSHAAYAIKAMEAGAHVFVEKPLATSVADCQAVANTAARTGRKLMVGHILRHHPTWIALIAAARDMGPPYVFRLNLNQRSSGPAWDIHKALMQSTPPIVDCGVHYVDVMCQITDAAPVEVRGMGLRLSDEIAPDMYNYGHFQVIFADGSCGWYEAGWGPMMSETAHFVKDVISPQGAVSLRAPQGLGSADVEGHTAADHLIHAPAGQGESVTTFADSPGHQGLCDLQAAAMARAIAQDHDMSRHINDAVRSVAVCLAADESVRTGKTVRIA from the coding sequence ATGATCCGTGTTCTGGTAACGGGGCTGGGCCAGATGGGGCTTAGCCATGCGCTGGCATATGCCAAACTGCCCGAATTTCAGGTTGTGGGGCTGGTGAACCGGTCCGATGTGGCCCTACCCGATGCGCTGGCGCATCTGAAGATCGAGCGTGATTTCGACGCAGCACTGGCACGCCTGAAGCCCGATATGGTGGCCATCGCCACCTATTCCGACAGCCATGCCGCCTATGCGATCAAGGCTATGGAGGCGGGCGCACATGTGTTTGTCGAAAAGCCGCTGGCCACCAGCGTGGCCGATTGTCAGGCCGTGGCCAATACCGCCGCGCGCACAGGGCGCAAGCTGATGGTGGGCCATATCCTGCGCCATCACCCGACATGGATTGCGCTGATTGCAGCCGCGCGCGACATGGGGCCGCCCTATGTGTTTCGCCTGAACCTGAACCAGCGATCAAGCGGGCCGGCATGGGATATTCATAAAGCGCTGATGCAATCGACCCCGCCCATTGTGGATTGCGGTGTGCATTATGTCGATGTCATGTGCCAGATCACCGATGCCGCCCCCGTGGAAGTGCGCGGGATGGGCCTGCGCCTGTCAGATGAAATTGCGCCTGATATGTATAATTACGGGCATTTTCAGGTGATCTTCGCAGACGGATCTTGCGGGTGGTATGAAGCGGGCTGGGGCCCGATGATGTCGGAAACCGCGCATTTCGTCAAAGACGTGATTTCACCGCAAGGGGCCGTGTCCCTGCGCGCGCCCCAAGGGCTGGGGTCAGCCGATGTCGAGGGGCACACCGCCGCCGACCATCTGATTCATGCGCCCGCAGGACAGGGTGAATCCGTCACCACATTCGCGGACAGCCCCGGCCATCAGGGCCTGTGCGACTTGCAGGCCGCCGCCATGGCGCGCGCCATCGCGCAAGATCACGACATGTCGCGCCATATCAACGATGCCGTGCGGTCTGTCGCCGTCTGTCTGGCCGCCGATGAAAGCGTGCGCACCGGCAAGACCGTGCGCATCGCATAA
- a CDS encoding carbohydrate ABC transporter permease: MSARANILRSSAAHAILIAYTVLALYPVVLIVINSMKSRRAIFNDPLSLPTRETFDLVGFHTVLEQGNFLLYFQNSMIVTVASLFFVLLFGAMAAFALAEYRFRGNLLMALYLALGIMIPIRLGTVAILEIMVAANLVNTLTALILVYTAQGLPLAVFILSEFMRQVSDDLKNAARIDGLSEYRIFFTIALPLVRPAMATVGVFTMIPIWNDLWFPLILAPGEATKTLTLGSQIFLGQYVTNWNAVLAALTLAIFPVVVLYLIFSRQLIRGITKGAVK, translated from the coding sequence ATGTCTGCACGCGCCAATATCCTGCGCAGTTCCGCCGCACATGCGATCCTGATCGCCTATACGGTGCTGGCATTGTATCCGGTGGTGCTGATCGTCATCAATTCGATGAAGTCACGCCGCGCCATTTTCAACGACCCGCTGTCGCTGCCCACGCGCGAAACATTCGATCTGGTGGGGTTTCATACGGTGCTGGAGCAGGGCAATTTCCTGCTGTATTTCCAGAATTCCATGATTGTCACTGTGGCATCGCTGTTTTTCGTGCTGCTGTTCGGGGCAATGGCGGCGTTTGCACTGGCCGAATACCGCTTTCGCGGTAATCTGCTGATGGCGCTGTATCTGGCGCTTGGCATCATGATCCCCATCCGGCTGGGCACGGTGGCTATTCTGGAAATCATGGTTGCGGCAAATCTGGTTAACACGCTGACGGCGCTGATCCTTGTCTATACCGCGCAGGGTCTGCCGCTGGCGGTGTTCATCTTGTCGGAATTCATGCGGCAGGTCTCGGATGATCTGAAGAATGCCGCGCGGATTGACGGGCTAAGCGAATACCGCATCTTCTTTACCATCGCGCTGCCGCTGGTGCGCCCTGCCATGGCCACAGTGGGCGTGTTCACCATGATCCCCATCTGGAACGATTTGTGGTTCCCGCTGATCCTGGCCCCGGGGGAAGCCACCAAGACACTGACACTGGGCAGCCAGATTTTCCTTGGCCAGTATGTTACCAACTGGAACGCGGTTCTGGCGGCGCTGACGCTGGCAATCTTTCCGGTGGTGGTGCTGTATCTGATCTTCTCGCGTCAATTGATCCGGGGCATTACAAAGGGGGCCGTGAAATGA
- a CDS encoding carbohydrate ABC transporter permease, with the protein MPQPRRRAPRSPIRWHIAVFLAPAVLIYTAIMIIPLFGTLNLSLFTRGEGGAREFVGLANFATLFGDPRWSGAFWNATGNNLWFFVIHMLVQNPIGIALAAILSTPRLRFAAFYRTAIFIPAILSFVIVGFVWKLILSPLWGVAPNFMDALGVGNWFAPWLGLERSALTTLALISVWQFVGIPLMLIYAALLSIPDEVLEAAEMDGITGASQFWKIKLPLILPTIGIISILTFVGNFNAFDLIYVTQGALAGPNYATDILGSFLFRTFFGFQLQLGDPHMGATVATVMFFIILAGVSLYLFGVQTRLRRYQF; encoded by the coding sequence ATGCCCCAGCCCCGCCGCCGCGCCCCGCGCAGCCCGATCCGCTGGCATATTGCCGTGTTTCTGGCCCCTGCCGTGCTGATCTACACTGCGATCATGATCATCCCGCTATTTGGCACGCTGAACCTGTCGCTGTTCACACGCGGCGAAGGGGGGGCGCGCGAATTTGTCGGGCTGGCCAATTTTGCCACGCTGTTTGGCGATCCGCGCTGGTCGGGGGCGTTCTGGAACGCAACAGGGAACAACCTGTGGTTTTTCGTCATTCACATGCTGGTGCAAAACCCCATCGGCATTGCGCTGGCGGCAATCCTGTCCACGCCGCGCCTGCGCTTTGCGGCCTTCTACCGCACGGCAATTTTCATTCCCGCAATCCTGAGTTTCGTGATCGTGGGGTTTGTGTGGAAACTGATCCTGTCGCCGCTTTGGGGGGTTGCGCCCAATTTCATGGACGCCCTTGGCGTGGGCAACTGGTTCGCGCCATGGCTGGGGCTGGAGCGGTCCGCGCTGACCACGCTGGCGCTGATATCGGTCTGGCAGTTCGTGGGCATTCCCCTGATGCTGATCTATGCCGCGCTGCTGTCCATTCCTGATGAAGTTCTGGAAGCCGCCGAAATGGATGGCATCACCGGCGCATCACAGTTCTGGAAAATCAAGCTGCCGCTGATCCTGCCCACGATCGGCATCATATCCATCCTGACATTTGTGGGCAATTTCAACGCGTTCGATCTGATCTATGTCACCCAAGGGGCACTGGCCGGGCCGAATTACGCAACCGATATTCTGGGCAGTTTCCTGTTCCGCACCTTCTTCGGGTTTCAGTTGCAGCTGGGTGATCCGCATATGGGCGCGACCGTGGCCACGGTGATGTTCTTCATCATTCTGGCGGGGGTGTCGCTGTATCTGTTCGGTGTTCAGACGCGGCTGCGCCGCTACCAGTTCTAG
- a CDS encoding ABC transporter substrate-binding protein: protein MTTRKTLILSTAIALCATGTVAQDVTLTIESWRNDDISIWRNQIIPAFEAAHDGIKLDFQPMAPAQYNSALNSKLDAGTAGDIITCRAFDASLQLFERGQLSDLTDLDGMENFSDVAKSAWSTDDGDQTFCVPLASVIHGFIYNAEIFEELGLEVPTTEEEFFAVLDAIEADGGYIPMAMGINDQWEAATMGYANIGVNFWGGEAGRAALIAGESSLTDDAWVEPFRQLARWAPYLGRGFESQSYPDSQNLFTLGRAAIYPAGSWEIAGFREQADFEMGAFPPPVPAGTDGCFISDHTDMGIGLNAASANQEEGRAFLSWLTGSEASSLLANAIPGFFPLSSAEVTLEDPLAQEFLGWREQCESTIRPFHQIVSRGTPNLSNESWTAAANVMRGTWTPEEAGEALQSGLSSWYAPHQ, encoded by the coding sequence ATGACGACCCGCAAAACCCTGATCCTGTCGACAGCCATTGCCCTATGCGCAACAGGCACAGTTGCACAAGATGTCACGCTGACAATCGAAAGCTGGCGCAATGACGATATTTCCATCTGGCGCAACCAGATTATTCCGGCTTTTGAAGCCGCGCATGATGGCATCAAGCTGGATTTCCAGCCGATGGCACCTGCACAATACAATTCCGCGCTGAATTCCAAACTTGATGCAGGCACCGCAGGCGATATCATCACCTGCCGCGCCTTTGACGCATCGCTGCAACTGTTTGAACGCGGACAATTGTCCGACCTGACCGATCTGGACGGGATGGAAAACTTCTCCGATGTGGCGAAATCGGCCTGGTCTACGGATGATGGCGATCAGACCTTCTGCGTGCCGCTGGCGTCCGTCATCCATGGATTCATCTATAATGCCGAGATTTTCGAGGAACTTGGCCTTGAAGTGCCCACCACCGAAGAGGAATTCTTTGCCGTCCTGGACGCGATTGAAGCGGATGGCGGCTATATCCCGATGGCTATGGGCATCAATGACCAATGGGAAGCCGCGACCATGGGCTATGCCAATATCGGGGTGAACTTCTGGGGTGGAGAGGCAGGACGCGCGGCCCTGATCGCGGGCGAAAGCAGCCTGACAGATGATGCATGGGTGGAACCGTTCCGCCAGCTGGCCCGTTGGGCGCCCTATCTGGGCCGCGGGTTTGAATCGCAAAGCTATCCTGACAGCCAGAACCTGTTCACGCTGGGGCGTGCGGCAATCTATCCGGCCGGATCATGGGAAATTGCGGGCTTCCGCGAACAGGCCGATTTTGAAATGGGGGCATTCCCGCCGCCAGTCCCCGCGGGGACTGACGGCTGCTTCATCTCTGATCATACCGATATGGGCATCGGGCTGAACGCAGCATCCGCAAATCAGGAAGAAGGACGTGCCTTCCTAAGCTGGCTGACTGGCAGCGAGGCATCAAGCCTGCTGGCCAACGCCATCCCTGGCTTTTTCCCGCTGTCCAGCGCCGAAGTGACGCTGGAAGACCCGCTGGCACAGGAATTCCTTGGCTGGCGCGAGCAATGCGAAAGCACCATCCGGCCCTTTCACCAGATCGTTTCGCGCGGCACGCCGAACCTGTCGAACGAAAGCTGGACGGCTGCGGCAAATGTGATGCGCGGCACATGGACACCGGAAGAAGCGGGCGAAGCGCTGCAATCGGGCTTGTCATCGTGGTATGCACCGCATCAATAA
- a CDS encoding BadF/BadG/BcrA/BcrD ATPase family protein — protein sequence MRIFIGLDGGGTGCRAQAELADGRRTQVVTGGAANVSSDPDGALREISTALARAFAMARAMLPDGAATDAQIVLGLAGASESGAAQRLLHALPYPQVSVMGDIDISLKGAFGQDDGIVLAVGTGSVLACQRGGQMQRMGGYGLALGDEGSGAWIGREALRLCLHARDGVGQDGPLVQALSHQFGPLPQIISFAGRARPADYAALAPLVLQHDRAHCPVAGAILDRGCAYLLRAITHLQAGAHDMPVAPTGGLGPVLLDRIMAQGGAYLHRAAPKGTALDGAIWQARHGARQKETSS from the coding sequence ATGCGCATCTTCATTGGACTGGATGGTGGCGGCACAGGCTGCCGCGCACAGGCAGAGCTGGCAGACGGGCGCCGCACGCAGGTTGTAACCGGTGGTGCGGCCAATGTCTCCAGCGACCCTGATGGTGCGCTGCGCGAAATCTCAACCGCATTGGCGCGGGCATTTGCGATGGCGCGGGCCATGCTGCCCGACGGGGCCGCGACAGATGCACAGATTGTGCTGGGGCTGGCGGGCGCAAGTGAATCGGGCGCAGCGCAGCGTTTGCTGCACGCCTTGCCCTATCCGCAGGTGTCCGTCATGGGCGATATCGACATCTCATTGAAGGGCGCGTTCGGGCAGGATGACGGTATAGTGCTGGCCGTGGGCACCGGATCGGTGCTGGCCTGCCAGCGCGGCGGGCAGATGCAGCGGATGGGCGGCTATGGTCTGGCGCTGGGCGACGAGGGCAGCGGCGCCTGGATCGGGCGCGAAGCGCTGCGGCTGTGCCTGCATGCGCGCGACGGGGTTGGACAGGACGGCCCGCTGGTTCAGGCGCTTTCGCACCAGTTCGGGCCGCTGCCGCAGATCATAAGCTTTGCAGGCCGGGCACGCCCTGCGGATTACGCGGCCCTTGCGCCGCTGGTGCTGCAACATGACCGCGCGCATTGCCCGGTTGCTGGCGCAATTCTGGACCGGGGCTGCGCCTATCTGCTGCGCGCCATCACCCATTTACAGGCTGGCGCGCATGATATGCCGGTGGCCCCCACAGGCGGGCTTGGGCCTGTGCTGCTGGACCGGATCATGGCGCAGGGCGGGGCGTATCTGCACCGCGCGGCCCCCAAAGGAACCGCACTTGATGGTGCCATCTGGCAAGCACGCCATGGCGCAAGACAAAAGGAAACATCTTCATGA
- a CDS encoding SIS domain-containing protein — MTQTLMAQEIAEIPSSVAACLKGNAESLRLIADNLRAFDPQLVITVARGSSDHAASYFKYACEILAGIPVASVGPSVASVYNAKLRLPRTLGLAISQSGQSPDIVAMTRAARASGAITVALTNNPDSNLAQGSSYCLPLHCGPERSVAATKSFVTSVVGGLALLAAWHDDRELSNALEALPDACEQALACDWGALSDRLVRAPALFVLGRGAGYAIASEMALKFKETSAIHAEAYSAAEVLHGPAALVERGFPVLGMICEDAARDSFAATAQKLHQQGADVFVTADLPDLVALPAPAALHPLVDPLLRVVSFYAFIEGLARRRGLTPDTPRYLRKVTETV; from the coding sequence ATGACACAGACCCTGATGGCACAGGAAATCGCGGAAATCCCGTCCAGTGTCGCGGCCTGCCTGAAGGGCAATGCCGAAAGCCTGCGCCTTATCGCCGACAATCTGCGCGCGTTCGATCCGCAACTGGTGATCACCGTGGCGCGCGGATCATCGGACCATGCGGCCAGCTATTTCAAATATGCCTGCGAAATTCTGGCGGGTATTCCCGTGGCCTCGGTGGGACCATCGGTCGCGTCGGTCTATAATGCCAAGCTGCGGCTGCCGCGCACATTGGGGCTGGCAATATCGCAATCGGGCCAAAGCCCTGATATCGTGGCCATGACGCGTGCGGCGCGCGCATCGGGCGCGATAACCGTGGCGCTGACCAATAACCCCGACAGCAATCTGGCGCAGGGCAGCAGCTATTGCCTGCCGCTGCATTGCGGGCCGGAACGCAGTGTTGCGGCAACCAAAAGCTTCGTCACCTCGGTGGTGGGGGGGCTGGCGCTTCTGGCCGCATGGCACGATGACCGCGAATTGTCGAACGCGCTGGAGGCGCTGCCCGATGCCTGCGAACAGGCGCTGGCCTGCGATTGGGGCGCGCTGTCCGACAGGCTGGTGCGCGCGCCTGCGCTGTTCGTGCTGGGGCGTGGCGCGGGCTATGCGATTGCCAGCGAAATGGCGCTGAAATTCAAGGAAACATCCGCCATCCATGCCGAAGCCTATTCCGCCGCCGAAGTGCTGCACGGCCCTGCCGCATTGGTGGAACGCGGCTTTCCGGTGCTGGGCATGATCTGCGAAGATGCGGCGCGCGACAGTTTTGCCGCCACCGCGCAGAAGCTGCACCAACAAGGCGCGGATGTGTTTGTCACCGCCGATCTGCCCGATCTGGTGGCCCTGCCTGCGCCCGCGGCCCTGCACCCGCTGGTCGATCCGTTGTTGCGGGTCGTGTCCTTCTATGCGTTCATAGAAGGGCTTGCGCGCAGGCGCGGGCTGACCCCCGACACCCCGCGCTATTTGCGCAAAGTGACCGAGACTGTCTGA
- a CDS encoding N-acetylglucosamine-6-phosphate deacetylase: protein MAIQVLKAAHIFDGTRMHANAAVSLSAQGRILGLHADGDALPAPAQDLGAGILAPGLVDVQVNGGAGVMVGAGTDAGQLARICGAHARLGACAILPTLITDTPDVTRQVIAAGLNAARAGVAGFAGLHLEGPHLDPARKGAHDAGLIRPMNKDDLALLCDAAQALPALMITLAPEAATHAQIAALAEAGAIVSLGHSGCDAATALAAHRAGARSVTHLYNAMGALQNRAPGLLGAALTSPLVAGIIADGVHVAPECMAVALQMKAPDGLYLVSDSMGFAGTDLREITLGGRRILRADGRLTLADGTLAGADISLPQSLACLAGLGVEAARALSMATRIPADLIGATDRGRITQGARADLVLLSPDWSLRAVWQAGERVALGEDVREVAG, encoded by the coding sequence ATGGCGATACAGGTTCTGAAAGCGGCCCATATCTTTGACGGCACGCGGATGCATGCCAATGCCGCCGTCAGCCTGTCGGCGCAGGGGCGCATTCTGGGCCTGCACGCGGACGGGGATGCACTGCCCGCGCCCGCGCAGGACTTGGGCGCGGGCATCCTGGCCCCCGGTCTGGTGGATGTGCAGGTCAATGGCGGCGCGGGCGTCATGGTGGGTGCGGGAACGGATGCGGGCCAGCTGGCGCGCATCTGCGGCGCGCATGCACGGCTGGGGGCCTGCGCCATCCTGCCCACATTGATCACCGACACCCCTGATGTGACACGGCAGGTGATTGCCGCAGGGCTGAATGCTGCGCGCGCAGGCGTGGCGGGCTTTGCGGGCCTGCATCTGGAAGGGCCGCATCTGGACCCCGCGCGCAAGGGCGCACATGACGCGGGGCTTATCCGTCCCATGAACAAGGATGATCTGGCCCTGCTGTGCGATGCCGCCCAAGCGCTGCCCGCGCTGATGATCACCCTTGCGCCCGAAGCGGCCACGCATGCCCAGATCGCGGCACTGGCGGAAGCGGGCGCAATCGTCAGCCTTGGGCATTCGGGCTGCGACGCGGCCACCGCACTGGCCGCGCACAGGGCAGGGGCGCGCAGTGTCACGCATTTGTATAACGCCATGGGCGCGCTGCAAAACCGCGCGCCCGGTCTGCTGGGCGCGGCGCTGACCAGCCCGCTTGTGGCAGGTATTATTGCCGATGGCGTGCATGTCGCGCCCGAATGCATGGCGGTGGCGTTGCAGATGAAAGCGCCGGACGGGCTGTATCTGGTCAGCGATTCCATGGGCTTTGCAGGCACGGATCTGCGCGAAATCACCCTTGGGGGGCGGCGCATCCTGCGCGCGGACGGGCGGCTGACACTGGCGGACGGAACGCTTGCGGGGGCAGATATTTCGCTGCCGCAATCACTGGCCTGTCTGGCGGGGTTGGGTGTGGAGGCCGCCCGCGCCCTGTCCATGGCCACCCGCATCCCCGCCGATTTGATCGGCGCCACAGATCGCGGGCGCATCACACAGGGCGCCCGCGCCGATCTGGTCCTGCTGTCCCCCGACTGGTCCCTGCGTGCGGTCTGGCAGGCGGGGGAGCGTGTGGCATTGGGGGAGGATGTGCGTGAAGTGGCGGGGTAG
- a CDS encoding 50S ribosomal protein L21 — protein MFAVLKTGGKQYRVQAGDVLRVERIAAQAGEKVQFNEILMLGGDAPVIGAPVVDGAAVQAEVIDQIKADKVIHYVKRRRKHSSQRTKGHRQKLTLVRVTDILASGADKTGVMAAIGTGSVSGFAIEAAAPAKAPKAAKAAKPAKADADAPAVEGSKPTNLLTEARDGKADDLKKISGVGPKLEGLLNQNGVYHFDQIAAWNTAEIAYMDDQLSFKGRIERDGWIDQAKQFAADKE, from the coding sequence ATGTTTGCGGTCCTTAAAACTGGTGGCAAGCAATACCGTGTGCAGGCAGGCGATGTGCTGCGCGTGGAACGTATTGCCGCACAAGCTGGTGAAAAAGTCCAGTTCAACGAAATTCTGATGCTGGGCGGTGATGCGCCTGTGATCGGCGCGCCTGTTGTTGACGGTGCCGCCGTGCAGGCCGAAGTGATCGACCAGATCAAGGCCGACAAGGTCATCCATTATGTCAAGCGTCGCCGCAAGCACAGCTCGCAGCGGACCAAAGGCCACCGCCAGAAACTGACACTGGTGCGCGTGACCGACATTCTGGCATCCGGCGCGGATAAAACCGGCGTGATGGCCGCCATCGGCACAGGGTCTGTGTCGGGCTTCGCGATTGAAGCGGCCGCCCCAGCGAAAGCGCCAAAAGCTGCAAAAGCTGCAAAGCCCGCCAAGGCAGATGCAGACGCGCCCGCAGTCGAAGGCAGCAAGCCCACGAACCTGCTGACCGAGGCCCGCGACGGCAAGGCAGACGACCTGAAAAAGATTTCCGGCGTCGGTCCCAAGCTGGAAGGTCTGCTGAATCAAAATGGTGTGTACCATTTTGACCAGATTGCCGCTTGGAATACCGCAGAGATTGCCTATATGGATGACCAACTGTCATTCAAAGGCCGGATCGAACGTGATGGCTGGATTGACCAGGCCAAACAATTCGCAGCTGATAAGGAGTAA